The proteins below come from a single Oncorhynchus keta strain PuntledgeMale-10-30-2019 chromosome 32, Oket_V2, whole genome shotgun sequence genomic window:
- the LOC118365203 gene encoding ATP synthase F(0) complex subunit C3, mitochondrial-like codes for MYACAKFVTSPAVLRGGSRVLARPVSVSVFNRPEARSEQQTLLPVGEASLLTRGFQTSAVSRDIDTAAKFIGAGAATVGVAGSGAGIGTVFGSLIIGYARNPSLKQQLFSYAILGFALSEAMGLFCLMVAFLILFAM; via the exons ATGTACGCCTGTGCTAAGTTTGTCACCTCACCTGCTGTG CTGCGTGGGGGGTCCAGAGTCCTCGCCCGGCCagtctctgtctcagtcttcaACAGACCTGAAGCCAGAAGTGAGCAGCAG ACCCTATTGCCTGTTGGTGAGGCTTCTCTTCTAACCCGGGGGTTCCAGACCAGCGCTGTCTCCAGAGACATCGACACGGCTGCCAAGTTCATCGGTGCTGGAGCCGCCACAGTGGGAGTGGCTGGATCAGGGGCTGGAATTGGAACTGTGTTCGGCAGCTTGATCATCGGCTATGCCAG GAACCCCTCCCTGAAGCAGCAGCTCTTCTCCTATGCCATCCTGGGCTTTGCTTTGTCTGAGGCCATGGGGCTCTTCTGTCTCATGGTGGCGTTCCTCATCCTGTTCGCTATGTAA
- the LOC127914476 gene encoding uncharacterized protein LOC127914476 yields MTDHHLKLNLGKTELLFLPGKDCPFHDLAITVDNSIVSSSQSPKNLGVILDNTLSFSTNIKAVARSCRFMLYNIRRVRPCLTQEAAQVLIQALVISRLDYCNSLLAGLPACAIKPLQLIQNAAARLVFNLPKFSHVTPLLRSLHWLPVEARIRYKTMVLAYGAVRGTAPQYLQALIRPYTQTRALRSSTSGLLASLPLRKYSSRSAQSKLFAALAPQWWNKLPHDARTAESITTFRRHLKPYLFKEYLG; encoded by the coding sequence atgacggatcaccacctcaagctgaacctcggcaagacggagctgctcttcctcccggggaaggactgcccgttccatgatctcgccatcacggttgacaactccattgtgtcctcctcccagagccctaagaaccttggcgtgatcctggacaacaccctgtcgttctcaactaacatcaaggcggtggcccgttcctgtaggttcatgctctacaacatccgcagagtacgaccctgcctcacacaggaagcggcgcaggtcctaatccaggcacttgtcatctcccgtctggattactgcaactcgctgttggctgggctccctgcctgtgccattaaacccctacaactcatccagaacgccgcagcccgtctggtgttcaaccttcccaagttctcacacgtcaccccgctcctccgctctctccactggcttccagttgaagctcgcatccgctacaagaccatggtgcttgcctacggagctgtgaggggaacggcacctcagtacctccaggctctgatcaggccctacacccaaacaagggcactgcgttcatccacctctggcctgctcgcctccctaccactgaggaagtacagttcccgctcagcccagtcaaaactgttcgctgctctggccccccaatggtggaacaaactccctcacgacgccaggacagcggagtcaatcaccaccttccggagacacctgaaaccctacctctttaaggaatacctaggatag